Proteins encoded by one window of Geobacter sp. DSM 9736:
- a CDS encoding chemotaxis protein CheW produces MDEARSVQPRQYLTFTLEEEVFALDIAKVREVLDFTTVTKVPCTPDFMNGVINLRGAVVPVVDMRRKFGMAPGETTVNTCIIIVDLDMGDERVVIGAMADSVREVIELEPSEIEPPPRIGTRLDVDFIRGMGKHDDQFLIILDIDRVFIGDELGLEQESDSVQAVNE; encoded by the coding sequence ATGGACGAAGCGAGATCAGTGCAGCCTAGGCAGTATCTTACGTTTACCCTTGAAGAAGAGGTGTTCGCCCTCGACATCGCCAAGGTGCGTGAAGTGCTCGATTTCACCACCGTAACCAAAGTTCCCTGCACCCCCGACTTTATGAACGGCGTCATCAACCTGCGGGGAGCTGTCGTGCCCGTTGTGGACATGCGGCGCAAGTTCGGGATGGCACCGGGGGAAACCACCGTCAACACGTGCATCATCATTGTGGACCTGGACATGGGGGATGAAAGAGTCGTCATCGGCGCCATGGCCGATTCAGTGCGGGAGGTCATCGAGCTGGAGCCGTCGGAGATCGAGCCGCCTCCCCGCATAGGCACGCGCCTCGACGTCGACTTTATCCGGGGAATGGGAAAACATGATGATCAGTTCCTCATCATTCTAGATATCGACAGGGTGTTCATCGGGGATGAACTGGGGCTGGAGCAGGAATCCGATTCGGTGCAGGCTGTAAACGAGTAG
- a CDS encoding EAL domain-containing protein, which yields MGKKTAVVVIQEHVQRLLVSSVLEREGLGVHSCVDADDALRLLSSVDTPPDLIVTEVHMPGIDGWRLCSLLRSPVYPSCNHIPILVVSTVFSGEHVQQVAEELGADAFLPLPFKTAALRNQVRALLKGERHSATSGVLIVEDSPCVSRIISDGFATHGFRTSSATTGAEALEYLAEEVPEVAVIDYHLPDMSGEDLLLRVRELSGTMAIVVITVDDDPSLAARVIHAGADGYILKPFDPEYLIGLCEAARRSRSLMRIEERLAERTTELQKSERRYGLLFEKMLDAFAYHEIICDNEGEPFDYRFLEVNPAFERHTGLSRERIVGRTVREALPEIDQEWIRVFGAVALGGAPVHFDKYFAPLGKYFEINAYSPKHGYFAVTFDDITERKLGEREKERLAYYDPLTELPNRQMLQVRLNEALMQACRCHRSIAVLHLDLDRFRAINDTLGYGSGDSLLRRVADRLREMLQPEDTLARTGEDEFIVILMDGAARVADIEEKMQAAFVHPFSLDARCVYISASIGVAFSVEGETRGEALLRRADMALNQAKDSGRACCRHYDAGMEERSRLRLSLEQDLRGALDRGEFILHYQPVVDLGAGRITGVEALIRWQHPTLGLVSPASFIPVAEETGLIIPIGEWVLHQALRQLRELHTSGFPLLRMAVNLSGRQLRHAGFVETVARIIEQTGVEASFLELELTESSVMEEGERTIVTLNELKSMGISLAIDDFGTGYSSLSYLKRFPIDRLKIDRSFVRDLPDDPDDAAITRAIVAMACSMRLDVVGEGVETHAQLAFLRRNGCREVQGFLFSKPLNVEALREQLVRPLQMPALPGGEEVCASIQSCLQQPPEPLSALP from the coding sequence ATGGGTAAGAAAACAGCTGTCGTCGTCATTCAGGAGCATGTCCAGCGCCTGCTGGTCTCTTCAGTGCTGGAAAGGGAGGGCCTCGGCGTCCATTCCTGCGTGGATGCAGACGATGCCCTGCGGCTTCTCTCTTCCGTGGATACACCTCCCGATCTGATCGTCACCGAAGTGCATATGCCGGGGATCGACGGATGGCGGCTCTGTTCCCTCCTCCGTTCTCCCGTGTACCCCTCCTGCAACCATATTCCGATACTGGTCGTTTCTACTGTTTTTTCGGGAGAACATGTCCAGCAGGTAGCCGAAGAACTGGGGGCCGATGCCTTCCTCCCCCTTCCCTTCAAGACGGCCGCTCTGCGCAATCAGGTACGGGCCCTGCTGAAAGGAGAACGGCATTCTGCTACTTCCGGCGTGCTGATTGTGGAGGACAGCCCGTGCGTTTCGCGGATCATCTCCGATGGTTTCGCCACCCACGGCTTCAGGACAAGCTCCGCGACAACCGGGGCGGAGGCTCTGGAATACCTGGCCGAAGAAGTCCCCGAGGTGGCCGTCATCGACTATCACCTCCCCGACATGTCGGGAGAGGACCTGCTGCTTCGCGTAAGGGAGCTTTCGGGCACCATGGCCATCGTGGTCATCACTGTCGACGACGATCCCTCTCTAGCGGCGCGGGTCATTCATGCGGGGGCGGACGGCTACATACTCAAGCCATTCGATCCGGAATATCTGATCGGGCTCTGCGAAGCCGCTCGACGCAGCAGGTCCCTGATGCGGATCGAGGAGAGGCTGGCGGAGCGGACGACCGAGCTGCAGAAGAGCGAGCGGCGGTACGGACTTCTCTTCGAGAAGATGCTGGACGCGTTCGCCTATCACGAGATTATCTGTGACAATGAAGGAGAACCCTTCGATTACCGCTTTCTTGAGGTCAACCCTGCGTTCGAGCGCCATACGGGACTGAGCCGGGAGAGGATCGTGGGCCGGACGGTGCGTGAAGCACTTCCGGAAATCGATCAGGAGTGGATTCGGGTGTTCGGCGCCGTTGCGCTGGGAGGGGCCCCCGTTCATTTCGACAAGTATTTCGCACCCCTCGGAAAATATTTTGAAATAAATGCCTACAGTCCCAAGCATGGTTACTTCGCCGTCACCTTCGACGACATCACAGAAAGAAAGCTTGGGGAGCGGGAGAAAGAGCGCCTTGCCTACTACGACCCGCTGACGGAGCTTCCCAACCGGCAGATGCTGCAGGTCCGCCTGAACGAGGCGCTTATGCAGGCCTGCCGCTGTCATCGCTCCATCGCGGTACTCCACCTCGACCTGGATCGCTTCAGGGCGATCAACGACACCCTCGGGTACGGCAGCGGCGACAGCCTTCTGCGCCGCGTCGCGGACCGGCTCCGGGAAATGCTGCAGCCGGAGGATACTCTGGCCAGGACCGGCGAGGACGAATTCATCGTCATTCTGATGGATGGTGCGGCGCGCGTGGCGGATATCGAGGAGAAGATGCAGGCGGCTTTCGTTCACCCCTTTTCCCTGGATGCCAGGTGTGTCTACATCTCCGCCAGCATCGGGGTGGCGTTCTCGGTTGAAGGGGAAACACGTGGAGAGGCCCTGCTTCGCCGCGCGGACATGGCTCTGAATCAAGCCAAGGACTCAGGTCGCGCCTGCTGCCGCCACTACGACGCAGGAATGGAGGAGCGTTCCCGGCTTCGCCTTTCCCTCGAACAGGATCTTCGCGGCGCCCTGGACAGGGGGGAGTTTATCCTGCACTACCAGCCCGTGGTGGATCTGGGAGCCGGTCGGATAACCGGGGTGGAAGCGCTTATCCGGTGGCAGCATCCCACTCTCGGGCTTGTCAGCCCGGCGAGCTTCATTCCCGTGGCGGAAGAGACAGGGTTGATAATTCCCATCGGAGAATGGGTTCTCCACCAGGCATTGAGGCAACTAAGGGAACTGCATACCTCGGGATTTCCCCTGTTGCGGATGGCGGTGAACCTTTCCGGCCGGCAGCTGCGTCATGCAGGATTTGTAGAGACGGTGGCGCGGATAATCGAGCAGACGGGGGTGGAGGCTTCCTTCCTGGAACTTGAACTGACGGAGAGCTCGGTGATGGAGGAGGGAGAACGTACCATCGTAACCCTCAACGAACTGAAGTCGATGGGGATTTCCCTGGCGATAGACGACTTCGGCACCGGTTATTCATCACTCAGTTACCTCAAGCGCTTTCCCATCGACCGGCTCAAGATCGACCGCTCCTTCGTTCGCGATCTTCCCGACGACCCCGATGACGCAGCCATCACCAGGGCCATCGTAGCCATGGCGTGCAGCATGAGGCTCGACGTCGTAGGGGAGGGGGTGGAAACCCACGCCCAGCTCGCTTTTCTCCGCCGGAACGGTTGTCGCGAGGTGCAGGGTTTCCTGTTCAGCAAGCCCTTGAACGTGGAAGCCCTGCGGGAACAACTGGTGCGTCCTCTCCAAATGCCTGCGCTTCCGGGCGGGGAGGAGGTATGCGCCTCCATTCAGTCATGCCTTCAGCAACCGCCGGAACCCCTTTCAGCGCTCCCCTGA
- a CDS encoding response regulator transcription factor: MTIRVLIADDHTLVRKGFRALLEKEPDMVTVGEADSGLAALQQARECRPDVVLMDITMPGMNGIEATRALLAEFPDIRVIALSMHSDRRMVVDALSAGADAYILKECAFRDLAASIRAVKEGNTPAGVRLSGILLTDRHESLDPVPAATLSARERQVLQLIAEGNNTKEIAFLLELSVKTVETHRQNIMDKLGINNIAGLTKFAVREGLTSL, from the coding sequence ATGACTATCAGAGTACTTATTGCCGACGACCACACCCTGGTCCGTAAAGGCTTTCGGGCGCTCCTGGAGAAGGAGCCGGACATGGTCACAGTGGGCGAGGCCGACAGCGGGCTGGCGGCCCTGCAGCAGGCCAGGGAGTGCAGGCCGGATGTCGTGCTGATGGACATAACGATGCCGGGAATGAACGGAATCGAGGCCACCAGGGCGCTGCTCGCGGAGTTCCCCGACATCCGGGTGATCGCGCTCTCCATGCATTCCGACCGAAGAATGGTTGTGGATGCACTCAGTGCCGGTGCCGACGCCTACATTCTCAAGGAGTGCGCCTTCAGGGACCTGGCGGCTTCCATCCGTGCGGTAAAGGAGGGGAACACTCCTGCCGGCGTCCGTCTTTCGGGAATCCTGCTGACGGATCGCCATGAATCCCTAGACCCGGTGCCTGCCGCGACTCTTTCAGCCCGGGAGCGGCAGGTCCTTCAGCTGATCGCCGAGGGGAACAACACCAAGGAAATCGCCTTCCTGCTGGAACTCAGCGTGAAGACGGTGGAGACCCACCGCCAGAACATCATGGACAAACTCGGTATCAATAATATCGCCGGCTTGACCAAATTCGCCGTTCGAGAGGGGCTTACCTCCCTTTAG
- a CDS encoding response regulator transcription factor, with product MSITVLLAEDHRIVREGIRSLLEKEQELLVVAEAENGQAALREALRLRPDIVVLDLTMPDMNGIEATRRLVADVPGTRVIVLTMHSDKRFVSEALRAGAHGYVLKESAAEELVAAIRAVADGKRYLCRTVTGVVINNYIERSPAQGENESAFSVLTPREREVLQMVAEGKSTKEIAFAFKVSVKTVETQRQQIMKKLRLYTVADLTKYAIREGITSLH from the coding sequence ATGAGCATTACCGTGCTTTTGGCGGAGGACCACCGTATCGTTCGGGAAGGAATAAGGTCCCTCCTGGAGAAGGAACAGGAGCTTCTGGTTGTAGCCGAGGCGGAGAACGGACAAGCCGCCCTGCGGGAGGCTTTACGGCTGCGCCCGGATATCGTTGTGCTCGACCTCACCATGCCGGACATGAATGGAATAGAGGCGACACGGCGACTGGTCGCCGACGTGCCGGGTACCCGTGTCATTGTTCTCACGATGCATTCCGACAAGCGTTTCGTTTCTGAAGCGTTGCGGGCAGGAGCACACGGATACGTGCTCAAGGAGAGCGCTGCCGAGGAACTGGTGGCAGCGATCAGGGCGGTGGCGGATGGTAAAAGATATCTCTGCCGTACCGTAACCGGCGTCGTCATCAACAACTACATCGAAAGAAGCCCTGCTCAGGGGGAGAATGAATCTGCTTTTTCCGTGCTTACGCCGCGCGAACGTGAAGTTCTGCAGATGGTTGCCGAGGGGAAGAGCACCAAGGAGATTGCCTTCGCGTTCAAGGTGAGCGTGAAGACGGTGGAAACGCAGCGCCAGCAGATAATGAAGAAGCTCCGCCTCTACACGGTGGCGGACCTTACCAAATACGCCATCCGGGAAGGCATCACCTCTCTACATTGA